The Plasmodium relictum strain SGS1 genome assembly, chromosome: 8 DNA window attatattcgttttaaatgattttatCTTTCAAATAGCTTTTTTATGAGTAGAGCAAAATaacatacaaaaaaaaaaaaaaaaaaaaaaaaatatattatatatatattaaaaaagactTGCACGGTTGCACACACATATTGAGAAAATTTTAGTTATAttgcattaaaaaaaatgaagtttATGTTTCAAATATGTTTAAAtgaaacatatataaaaggaaaagatatatctttattccttataataaataaatgtttttatatacataaaaaatagataaagaaatatctactatatatatattgctAATAAGACTATTTTATTACGTATTCTATAAATAATACCtgattataaataattttattcaaGAAAATTATCtgataaaagtaataaatgtatttcttctatcttttttaaaaaaacctAAAATTATTCGTAGTCCATATTAATATATGTGTGTGCATcttcataatttttcttttcttcaaaaaaaaatatcagaGTGTGTGCACATTTTAGATAATAACTTTTTGGAATAGAAATCATAAAACTGAATTAAAATATCATATGCAAAATAATAAGTAGCATTtatgtttttcttttataattcaatgatttattttttcattaatttttggatgaaattattttaatcgTTTTTTAAGTTAATTTTCCTTATAATttatctttcttttttattatccctttctattatattatatttatatattttcaaaacaacgctttcaaaaaattaaaatagaatattatttttgttcatTTGTTACTAACATATCtttttacattattaaaggtctaaattaaaaaataaaattaaattaaagaagatatataaaaattaaattaaaattaattaaataaataaaaataaattattttttattaattttattctttattcATTTCGTCTTCtttcaatttattttatttttatttttttttttttgaaactTGTTATAGGCAACTGGTGCGTATAGTTGTAAGCAACGTGATTTCAAAATAGAAATGCATAATCGGTTTTCTTATAGttaaatgatttatataatttactatgttatattaataaaaaaaaaaataattacataAATTGCAAAATACATATAGAAAGGAAAATTCTAATTATGttcaaaaaatatgaaatagaaaaataattaaaaaaaaaaagttttacacacaaatattttaaatattatttagactccaaaaaaaaattttaaatggaaggtttttttttttatttttttttttttaaatagatttattcttcattataaaatataaatataaacatttaatgttaattttatttgtattttttaaataaaataattttaaattttacattatcttaattttaaaatttcattaaaaaaattatataaataaaaaaaaaaaagaattataacttttttcctttttcaatgaaagaaatttataaatttttacttttttaaataagatGTAAAATTCaacatttattttgtttctatttatttattctttttatgtCTACTTCAtgtattttgtttatttgcGTTATTTAATGTTTAAAAATGCTTCATAGTTTTTAAACGAGATTTATAGTTGTCTATTTAAGAATAAAtagaatcaaaaaaaaaagaaaaaagtaaataataataaaataaaaccatatgaataatttttattaaaacgtAGAAACAtcaataaaacaaaaaattccatatattaatatttaatataaagttTGTATACGTTTAATATTTTGAGATATGATCTATTTATCTTATATGCTTAATGTTAACAtacatattatataaaaattgtgGTATTAATTTGAATTTAGTAAGAGTTAGTAATatatagtaaaaattaattaaaaattatgaaatttttatgtaaaaataatagaaatttttctttattttttcaaatgaaataataactaaaattttaataagaaactatttctaaatttattttgtgtacttcaatttttttttttaattttttgttaaacaaatattattaaaaaattatatagattaatttaataatagaagataaaaattttttttttttttttttttttctaaattttaatatttcattttggAAATCATGATGGTGTAAGAGTTTGTATCAGTCtaaatacattttatttgttttaaatatatgtgaTAATTGCATGTTTGTGTTGCAAATTTTGTGAAATATATGTATAGATGTATGtttatgaaaattaaaaatgatagATGATAGAAGCATCGAAAATAAGAAGTTAGATTTTATTAGTGACatgaattcaaaaaaaaaattaagtagaATAGAAAATAGCATTTTGGAAAAGGTTCATATATTaccaataaaaaaaaacgttTCTAATTTCGCCCCACTTTATAGTAAATTAGATTCTTTAATTGATGAGAAATGTATTTTACACGAAGGATTCATTATTAGTTTAAATAATGCAAATGCAAAGGAGAATATAAATGGAAATGTAAATAATGATGAAAGTGAAAATgagaataaaaatgaaaatataaatgagaatgtaaataaaatcaaagataaaaatataaatgacaATGAAGAGGAAAATAAAtctttattagaaaaatcaatgataaaaataaaagaagattataaaaaattagataataatgaaatttgtttatatgatgataaaaaaagtaaagatAAACAATTGAATGATAATATAGATTATGTTATTATTGATTGCATCCCGTCTAAAGGAGTTCTAAGTCACGATACACTAATTTATACCGATGGGAAATATGTTgataattttaagaaaattcatattttaataataaatgacaaaaattataaaaaatatgaaaaaaaactaaaaaggaattttttttcttttaaaaaatatatttttaaaaaaagtagtgaattttttaatgaagcTATTTCCTTTATCCCTTTTGCTTTTGATTGTTTTTCTCAAAAATCAAAAAGAAAGAATGAGTCTAACAAATTAACAAGAgattatgaagaaaaaaaaaaaaaaaaaaaaaatatagtattggaaaaaattttaatttcttatttatatccttattttaaaaaaaataaaaataaattattttattgcggaaaattatttattataaataatttctcatttataattttaaaagttGATTCAGATGTAAATGTTGGCTTTGTAGACGATCAAACGGTTAGAAATAAAGtcataatttttcttaatttatattttatttattgtacagtacatttttttatattattttgtttttgatAGAATATTAAGCTTGTTTTTTCCTTTCAGactaatatataaatatacatatttttttttttttttttttttgtttaaatgTGTGTATGTATGAATATAACaacaaaaatttaatgtgaattatgttattatatctatttattaacttttttttttttatatttttaggaaataattttaaatgttGATTATTATGAGCAATTTAGTAATGTTCATATTGTACCATTATATGATACTTTACCAACTACTTACAATTATGATTTATTTATCGATTACATCAAGCCATATATAGAAAgacattatttaaatttatattcaatttatgatacttttttttataaaggagttcaatttaaaattatggGGATTGATccaattaatataaaatatggtAAAGCAAGGATTAGTTGTAAcacatttatttatatagatGGTTCGATAAAACCAACATTTTTTGATGTCATATCAAAAGAAgcaattaattatataaaatgctTGCCTTTTGAATATAAACCATATgctatattaaatattttgcaACATTTAGATTCGGATTCTTTATTAAGATTGTTTCCATCAgctaatataaatttaagagaaaataataagaaagaggaaaatattttaaaacagTTGACAAAgcacaaatatatattcattaaaaattttaaaaataattacataAATTCCTTAGAAAATTGTGATAAGAGtcaagaaaataatataaacaaaaaaaaagatatgtctataataaaaaataatttaatagaaGAACAATGTGCTGTTTGTTTTGAAAAATTTCAAGATTACGATAAATGTATAAAACTGATGTGCTTGCACACATATCATTGGAAATGTGTAAAAAATTggtttaaatttaatttaacaTGTCCTTGTTGTAGgtgtaaattaaaattttagaaaaaagaaaaaagaaaaaaataaaataaaataaaataataaaatggaaATGAGTTCACTTCTGTTGCATGCTCCTAACTTTAATACTAccaattatttatatacacatatattactataaatatatatttatcatttatttacAGATGTGTTACTTTTTaaactatttattttatgtattattttattttttcatatacgaatatttaatttataaaatataggttttaaaataataaatagaaaaaaattaataataatctctttacttatattttataaaaatatatataagaaaaaaaaaattaataactttattttttatgcatataatatctaaattaaataaaatgattattctacaaaaataaaatatacacaTAAAATAGCATTTAAATTTggttttttattaaaagagaaAGATAGTATTGTAGTTTATTGAAGCCCTTAAGGAGAAAAAACTTTCGTACATATGTTTATATAACTAAAACCAGATAATTCActgaaaaattttaaatgtaatTCTTTTTGTCGTaaacttttaatatttaattgatagctaaaaaaaaatgaagtaaaataaaataaactaaATTTGAAAGAGCCATGGtgaaaaattcatttataaaataatatataattttttttcattttttttaaaaaaatgaatacaaAAAGCAAATTTGAgaaagtttatttttttttttttaaatagatacttttaaaaaagaaatttgttcaaatataataattatcaaAATAAGCATATGTTTATTTCCATTtgcttttaattatttttacaaaattttatagaaaaaaaaaactaggaaaaaaagattaaaaattatttaatttattttttttctttttaaaataagtatCAAACATGCGCTtcacactttttttttaaaattatttatttatagtagttaaatacataaaacataatttttattgaattaaataatattcattATAAAGGTATCTaagctttaaaaaaaaaaaatttaagtatgttaaattatttctttttctaattcatcatttaatattctatctctttttttacatttttttgtttagCCTTACATATAAACAAAACACATGAATATATTTGCTGTACATAAAGCTTGAGatgaataatttttagttgtatataaaatatatatatattatatcaattcattttaatttttaaggaaaatataaaaattaaagattaAATGAAAATCTTTCTTttacaattaataaaaattttttttttctttaaatttttcttaaagtaaatataaggatattaataaatgtaccaaaaaaaaagataaaatgaattttGTGAAAACTCATATATATGAGCAGGTATATACTGATGAAGGGATACAAGAACTAGAAAAAGATGCTAGAAGTAAAAAGGAATTagttgaaaataaaatattaatgggATTGCCAGAATTTAAGAGAGATAATCAATTTTTAAGTTTATCTGAGCAATTAGaactgaaaaaaaataatgtgaCATTAGACGGCGacgataataataaaaatctaTACGGTCTCCCTAGTTTAGAGGAAGAAGATTTAGAATATTACGAAAGTTATgcaaaaaatgataattatagtactgaaaaattaaaagcgAGAGAAGAAGAAGTAGTGAATGAATTTAATGAAGCAATTAAGggttatgtaaaaaaaaaaagagaaaaagaaacaaatatagatatttcaaaagaaaatattaatctaagtgaaattaaaaagagtataaataaaaaaaaaacaattgaATTAAAGCCAACTGTAAAAGcaataattaaaacaaaaaaaagcaaaaacaCTATTAAGAatgaaagtaaaaaaaaaaattcgaaAGAATTatgtgaaaataaaaaaaatgaaatagaaaGAAATTCATTGTTACTTGATTATTCAGATAAGTCcgaaaattaatatatatttttgttattttttgtctttttttatgtttttttctttttttttttaaatgtatatataattatcttaTACTTTAatgcatttaaaaaatttagatataattataaatttttttattatttttaattacaaaataaaaataaaattttttttttaaagtatattatcaaaataaGAAACTCCCAATGGAGATTTCTTTTCTGTTTTAGAATCATACGTATTtgttattttgtttattattctacataatattttttttttttatttgactttttaaaagaatttcaaaaattatttttttatttatttataatttttttttataattatcaaAGTAATACataatcataaaaatttatgttttaattatatGCCTTCTAAATTTAGcctttttcaaaaaatatcttctaagttttttaatataatatttgatTATTAATGTAAATCTgcttattttctttatagaaaatattatagttaacattatttttatttagtaaactgcttttacatttatatatgcaAAACATTTGGgtttttattaatgtataatttttaaatagttaatataaaaattacttagagaaaattttttaatatgaaaaaattttatatgtaGCGGataattgaaatattttaattatattaaaaaaaaatacttgaAAAGctgatataaaaatatatatacatacattaaactaattttttatttatgattttatttaataaactCTTACTATTTATTGAAGttttttttgtgtatttatatttttaaatgaatttttttttttatgttttaaaattattacattataatataaagtttcttaaataaaatcatgcattattgaaaaaatattaaaatcctttttttatgtattatttctTAAACAAAATGgttttaaaaagtaaaaaaaataagaaatattctttaaaatatataaaaaaaaataaagcaaaTAGTTTTGTAGAAAaagatacaaaaaaaaaaaatggtatTAAAAGTGAATTttatgatgaaaatgaattaCCATATTATGACAGCAATGAcgattttttaattaaaaataatggaTTGTTTTATGATATTTTGAAATCTGATGATGAATTAAAAAGGccagaaaaagaaaatatagaatTTTCAAgcataaataaagaaaaagaaaaacatttAGATTTTGTTACAATGTCTATAGCTTTTAATGTGCCTATTGGtatgatttaataaaatatatccCCAATACATACATATGTGGGTTTTTGTGAAAATTAGAATATTTTactaacaaaaaatatatatttttaattttttttaaagattttatatacatatttgagaaaaattttacaattaGATAAGCTAAttcaaaatttatattatttccttttttttattaaaaactttttttttttctaatcataaatatgtataaaattgtaaaatttttttttattcttaaatatatataaaattattttttttcttgttaatatatttctaCGTAGTTTTTATTCGGATTAttaatcttttataaaaaaaaaaaaagtgaaaaaattTTTGACTAACCAAaatttaacataaaaaatgatataatataaatttaaatgtttataattatgtacttaaaaatacaaaatttattaataagatAATACATACAATTTTTGTTGCATTTGTTTAATATTGTTTAATAacacttttaattttaataacagcttttcatttatatagcTACACTattaatgtatatttttctttttcatttttttttttataagtgataatattcttaatttttctatttttaattaaatgaGGATATTAACTTAAAAATGCCAGGTACTTGcgtttttttataaatttttttttttttgtaaatctTTTCTTCAAAAAACAAGCTTatttcaaaagaaaaattagattcaatttattttttatatgatactatgatataattttatttttattatcatagtatttcaaaattttttgataCTTCAactttttacaaaaaaaaaaaacaaaaaaaggaaagaaaaaagaaaaaaatgtataaattacaattataaaatgaaagaaTAAAGAAATc harbors:
- a CDS encoding RING zinc finger protein, putative translates to MIDDRSIENKKLDFISDMNSKKKLSRIENSILEKVHILPIKKNVSNFAPLYSKLDSLIDEKCILHEGFIISLNNANAKENINGNVNNDESENENKNENINENVNKIKDKNINDNEEENKSLLEKSMIKIKEDYKKLDNNEICLYDDKKSKDKQLNDNIDYVIIDCIPSKGVLSHDTLIYTDGKYVDNFKKIHILIINDKNYKKYEKKLKRNFFSFKKYIFKKSSEFFNEAISFIPFAFDCFSQKSKRKNESNKLTRDYEEKKKKKKNIVLEKILISYLYPYFKKNKNKLFYCGKLFIINNFSFIILKVDSDVNVGFVDDQTEIILNVDYYEQFSNVHIVPLYDTLPTTYNYDLFIDYIKPYIERHYLNLYSIYDTFFYKGVQFKIMGIDPINIKYGKARISCNTFIYIDGSIKPTFFDVISKEAINYIKCLPFEYKPYAILNILQHLDSDSLLRLFPSANINLRENNKKEENILKQLTKHKYIFIKNFKNNYINSLENCDKSQENNINKKKDMSIIKNNLIEEQCAVCFEKFQDYDKCIKLMCLHTYHWKCVKNWFKFNLTCPCCRCKLKF